Below is a window of Caldalkalibacillus uzonensis DNA.
GAAAAGCGTTATCGTGCTGCCGGGTTTGAGCTCCTGGCGCGCAATTTTCGTTGTCGTATGGGTGAAATCGATTTGATTTTTAAAAAAGGCAACTGCCTCTATTTCGTTGAGGTACGTACCAAAAGCAGTGGTGCTTACGGTACCGCAGAAGAGTCAATCACCCCCAGGAAAATGGCCACCATTCATAAAGTGAGCCAGTACTTTCTTCTTCGGTATAACATGGGGGAAGTGAATGTGCAATATGATGTGGTTGCTGTTTATATAGACAGCAAGAAGAAGCAAGCGTGGATCAAGCGTTACCCCCAAGCTTTTTAAGCAAAAAAGACGAAAGATTGCTAAATTTGAGGGGACTTTGTGATGTATGTCAAATTGTATGGCGCCCATCTGTCGGGTATAGAAGGACAAATTGTTGAGGTTGAAGTGGATATCGCGCCGGGATTGCCCCAGTTTGATATTGTCGGTCTGCCGGGGACAGCGTTGAAAGAATCAAAGGAAAGGGTGCGCTCGGCCATCCGCAACAGCGGCTACCAGTTTCCCACCAAACGGATCACGGTCAATCTGGCTCCTGCCCATGTGCGTAAAGAAGGTTCATTTTTTGACCTGGCTGTGGCTCTGGCGATTCTGATTGCAGACGGACAGGTGGAGTTACCCCAGAAAGTGAGCAAGCAATTATCCCGGCTGTTAGTGATAGGCGAACTGGCCCTGGACGGGACCACGAGAAAAAGTGAAGGTATTTATCCATTGCTGCTTTCGGCCAAACAGGAAGGGTTTACGCATATCTTTTTGCCTGTTGAAAATGCAGCTGAAGCACAGTTCATCGAGGGTGTCCGCCCTGTTTTGATCAAAAATCTGAAACATTTGCTCCAAATGCTTCATGCTCCGGAAAAGTGGGGCAGGCCTGTTGATAAAGTGGCACAGCTGCGGGTGAAAGTGGGAGATGGCCCGTTTGTTTCCACAGCAGAGCAAAAAGTAGAAAACAAACATATGGAATTATTTGAGGACATTATTGGGCAGGAGCATGTCAAACGGGCCTGTGAAATTGCCGCGGCAGGCTTTCATCACATGCTGATGGTGGGCCCCCCTGGGAGTGGAAAAACGATGTTGGCCAGACGTTTGATCTCAGCCTTGCCTCCCTTGACTGAGCGGGAGTGGGTGGAAGTGGCCAAAGTCCACAGTGTGGCTGGCATGTGGGGAGATGATTCGTATATGGGGAAGCACCGGTTGTTTCGGGCGCCCCATCACACCATCACAACGACCGGCATGCTGGGTGGGGGCAACCCTGTTAAACCGGGGGAGATTAGTCTGGCCCACCACGGAGTGTTGTTTCTGGATGAGTTTTTGGAATTTAAACGTTCGGTGATCGAAGCGCTTCGGGAGCCTCTGGAAATGCGTCATGTCACCATTACCCGTCACCATCAGCGGTATACGTTCCCAGCTTGCTTTCTGCTGGTTATCGCTTTGAATCCTTGTCCTTGCGGCTATTATGGCTATGAGACTGAAAAGAACCCCTGCACCTGTACGGCTACACAAATCGAACGCTACCGGGCCAAACTGTCCGGTCCCATCATAGACCGCATTGATTTACAAGTTGAGGTACCGCTGTTAAGTTATGATGAAATTGTGGGGGCAGATGTGCCACAAAGTGACTCCTACAGCACCTCCAACATCCGGTGCCGGGTTGAACAAGCGCTGGCCTTCAAACAGGAGCGCACCAACAGTGACAAGCCAAACGGATTGTTGACGGCTCAAGAGGTAAAAGCGATTTGCCAGCTGTCACGGGAAGCGGAGGTGTTTATGCGGGAGGTTTTTGAATACCACCAGTTAAGCATGCGAGGATATCATAAGATTTTAAAGGTGGCCCGCACCATTGCTGATCTAAATGAACATGAATTGATAGTAGAAGAGGATATTGCCGAGGCGGTTGGTTACAGGCTGGGGAAGTGAGGATTTAATGGATGACCAGTAAGTGAGGGACAAACGAAGTGATAGAAGTGATAGTTGTTGGTTCATTACGTGTGGCTGTATCAAGGTTGGTGATCACATTAAGGTGGAAGTTATCAAAAAGTGGCTCTTCGTCATTTGGCTCTTCGTCATTTTTTGTGGAGCTCGCACATTTCCGGGCCTTGTATAAGCCGTAAAATCTCCTTCTTCACCTAGTCAATCAAGAGACGATGGCGCGAAAGGGTCAAGTGCTTTTGGCTTGAGGCTTGAAGCGACATCATCTAAGCTGAGGCGAAGTGAAGAAGGGAATGAGCTTGTTGAAAACAGCCACATTCAAGCTTAACTCTTAACCTAAATCGTTTTCTATTCCGGTAGCCATAAGCCCTTCTTTTAAGGTTCTTAATCTTATGGTTTGTACCTTCTGTCCTTGCATTGGTATAGGTAACCGAAAATAGGCTAAAATATGAGTTTTCCAAGTCACCAGTGTCTTGCTGAAATCATGAAAAGGCATGAATGAACTTTGAAGGGCTGCCTGAATCCAGGTATCGTCTTATAGGGCAGATGGACCTGCCGACTCACATAACTGATGGTCACTCCGGGACACATGTCGAAAACATATTTTCTGAAACGATGAGTTTGATGTTTGCTTTTTGGTACAGATGGGAGGTGCTCATCAAAGATTTCCTGACAGTTGGTACAGTGCCAACGCTTGAGTTGGATGATCAAATAAACCGGTCGGTTATGAATGGGCAGGTCACGTACGCTTCTCAGGCGTTGATCATGCTTTTTCCACTCTTGAAAACCACAGTAAGGACAACGCTCAGGGGGATCCATTGTCTCCACCTGAATCACAACTTTATTTTCCGTGATTTCTTGTTTTAAAACCGTAAATTCTGGCAATCCTAGTGGTAAACGGATATCTGTTTTCACTCGCTATTTCCTCCAATCGTTTTGTTTTTGCCTATGACAAGGATTGCCAGGAAATAGCGAGTTTTTTCATGTCATCTTAACTACTTCTCACAAAAAATGACCATGAATCACAATTTCTAAATAACTTTCCAACTTATTTAACTTATAAGGAGCGGTTTTCTCTTATCCCTTTCCCAATTTTTTTATGTTTTTCTCATCAGCACTTAAATTTTTCTCATCAGCACTTAAATATGATTCCGACTCTACCAGATGTATGTCCATGAACGTTCGATTCTTATTCAACTTTTGTCTAAGCAAATTCTCGGGAGTCTCCATCGTAGCACCCAATATACCAAATTGGTTTATCCAACGCATTGGCCAACTTTTTAGCATACATTCATCTATCAATTAATGTGTGAAAGGAGTCTGTCAATGAATATCAATGAACAAGTAGTGCTTATTACTGGAGCAAGTCGTGGTCTAGGTGCGACCATTGCACGTGCATTTTCCAGGGAGGGTGCCCGTGTCGTAATAAACTATTATCGTAGCGAAAAGTTAGCAAATAAATTAGCAGAAGAGTTAGGTGATCAATCTCTTGCCATCAAGGCTGACATCAGAGATTCAAACCAAGTAACAGCTATGTTTGACCAAGCAAAAAAATATTTCAATCATCCTGTTACGACCATCGTAAACAATGCACTGGTCAACTATGTATTTGATCCCCAAAATCGTAAGACACCTGATACAATTAGCTGGGATGATTATATGCAACAATTAGAAGGGAGCGTTAAAGCAGCATTAAATACTATACACGCTGGGTTAGCCGATATGAAAAATATTGGATTTGGAAGGATTATCAACATCGGAACTAACTTAGTCCAAAATCCGGTTGTACCATATCATGACTATACCACCAGTAAAGCAGCATTGCTTGGTTTCACGCGTAATATGGCCAAAGATCTCGGTTCTTATGGCATAACCGTGAATATGGTATCTGGTGGACTATTAAGAACAACTGATGCCAGTTCAGCCACAAGTCAGGAAGTTTTTGATCTGATTGAATCCACAACTCCTTTACGAAAAGTAACGACTCCTGAAGATTTAGCAGATGTGGTATTGTTCTTTGCCTCTCCTTGGGCCAGGGCAGTTACTGGTCAAAACCTGATAGTAGATGGTGGACTTGTGATGAATTAATTCACAAAAGTCTGGGCGGGAAAGCCCACAACGATTAGCTGTGGGAGGAGGTTAACCTTAATAAAAAAATAGTTTTAAAAGAGGGAGGGACGTTAGTACGGCCTTCCCCTATATATCGTTCTTTTGTTATTATTGCCTCTATTATTGTTTGGTTATCGCCTTGCTAGATGGCCACAGATGACGTACAATATTTTGTGTAAGCACTTGAAAAAATAAAAATAGGTAGGGTATCCTCGGAATTGTCCAGATTCCATAAGAGAAAGGAGTACCCTACCTTATGGTATCAAGTGTAACAAATTCCGGAATAGAAAATCAACTAGATAACTTGTTAAGAGCATTTGTTAAAGAAAAACTTGAGCTCATTATGAGAGAGGAGCTTGAAAACTTTTTAAAGGTCGAAAGACCTAATGAACCTAACTGCAAAAATGGCTATTATCAACGTTCATTAGACACACGTTATGGCAAAATTGAAAACCTTATGGTTCCCCGTGATCGACGAGGAATGTTTCATACTCAGCTCTTTGAACCTTACCAACGTCGTGATGGTTGGCTAGAAACAGCCATTATCAAAATGTATCAAAG
It encodes the following:
- a CDS encoding transposase family protein — encoded protein: MDPPERCPYCGFQEWKKHDQRLRSVRDLPIHNRPVYLIIQLKRWHCTNCQEIFDEHLPSVPKSKHQTHRFRKYVFDMCPGVTISYVSRQVHLPYKTIPGFRQPFKVHSCLFMISARHW
- a CDS encoding YifB family Mg chelatase-like AAA ATPase yields the protein MYVKLYGAHLSGIEGQIVEVEVDIAPGLPQFDIVGLPGTALKESKERVRSAIRNSGYQFPTKRITVNLAPAHVRKEGSFFDLAVALAILIADGQVELPQKVSKQLSRLLVIGELALDGTTRKSEGIYPLLLSAKQEGFTHIFLPVENAAEAQFIEGVRPVLIKNLKHLLQMLHAPEKWGRPVDKVAQLRVKVGDGPFVSTAEQKVENKHMELFEDIIGQEHVKRACEIAAAGFHHMLMVGPPGSGKTMLARRLISALPPLTEREWVEVAKVHSVAGMWGDDSYMGKHRLFRAPHHTITTTGMLGGGNPVKPGEISLAHHGVLFLDEFLEFKRSVIEALREPLEMRHVTITRHHQRYTFPACFLLVIALNPCPCGYYGYETEKNPCTCTATQIERYRAKLSGPIIDRIDLQVEVPLLSYDEIVGADVPQSDSYSTSNIRCRVEQALAFKQERTNSDKPNGLLTAQEVKAICQLSREAEVFMREVFEYHQLSMRGYHKILKVARTIADLNEHELIVEEDIAEAVGYRLGK
- a CDS encoding transposase, giving the protein MVSSVTNSGIENQLDNLLRAFVKEKLELIMREELENFLKVERPNEPNCKNGYYQRSLDTRYGKIENLMVPRDRRGMFHTQLFEPYQRRDGWLETAIIKMYQ
- a CDS encoding YraN family protein; translated protein: MSEWRRKLGVYGEQLVEKRYRAAGFELLARNFRCRMGEIDLIFKKGNCLYFVEVRTKSSGAYGTAEESITPRKMATIHKVSQYFLLRYNMGEVNVQYDVVAVYIDSKKKQAWIKRYPQAF
- a CDS encoding 3-oxoacyl-ACP reductase, whose translation is MNINEQVVLITGASRGLGATIARAFSREGARVVINYYRSEKLANKLAEELGDQSLAIKADIRDSNQVTAMFDQAKKYFNHPVTTIVNNALVNYVFDPQNRKTPDTISWDDYMQQLEGSVKAALNTIHAGLADMKNIGFGRIINIGTNLVQNPVVPYHDYTTSKAALLGFTRNMAKDLGSYGITVNMVSGGLLRTTDASSATSQEVFDLIESTTPLRKVTTPEDLADVVLFFASPWARAVTGQNLIVDGGLVMN